A single Agrococcus sp. ARC_14 DNA region contains:
- the pheA gene encoding prephenate dehydratase, translating to MSQPRVVTFLGPRGTFTEAALEQVSGIEAAERVPVANVAEALTAVADGRSDAAMIAIENSIEGGVTAAQDALAATPGLRIVSEHVVSVNFSLVAPAGTRLDDIRVIAAHPVAWAQCSAWLQRELPGRAHLPAASNVTAAAELGTGAATAQAALSTPTIGQWVDGLDVLADRIGDNPDAVTRFLFVSRAGSPGEPTGADKTSLVVELPSDEPGVLLDMLEQFATRGVNLSLIQSRPIGDRLGRYRFVLDADGHIRDERVADAVLGLKRFSPKVTFLGSYPRADGQRIEVERRYTDRSFEDARDWLRGLVTGEPER from the coding sequence ATGAGTCAGCCGCGCGTCGTCACCTTCCTCGGCCCTCGCGGCACCTTCACCGAGGCCGCGCTCGAGCAGGTCTCCGGCATCGAGGCCGCGGAGCGCGTGCCGGTCGCGAACGTCGCCGAGGCGCTGACCGCGGTCGCCGATGGCCGCTCCGACGCGGCGATGATCGCGATCGAGAACTCCATCGAAGGTGGCGTGACGGCCGCGCAGGATGCGCTTGCCGCGACCCCCGGGCTGCGCATCGTCTCCGAGCACGTCGTCAGCGTCAACTTCTCGCTCGTGGCCCCCGCAGGCACGCGCCTCGACGACATCCGCGTCATCGCTGCCCACCCTGTCGCGTGGGCGCAGTGCTCGGCCTGGCTGCAGCGTGAGCTGCCGGGCCGCGCGCACCTGCCTGCCGCATCCAACGTCACCGCTGCCGCAGAGCTCGGCACCGGCGCCGCAACGGCTCAGGCGGCCCTCTCGACGCCGACGATCGGCCAGTGGGTCGACGGCCTCGACGTGCTCGCCGACCGCATCGGCGACAACCCCGATGCGGTGACGCGGTTCCTGTTCGTCAGTCGCGCCGGCAGCCCGGGCGAGCCGACGGGCGCCGACAAGACGAGCCTGGTGGTGGAGCTTCCCAGCGACGAGCCCGGCGTGCTGCTCGACATGCTCGAGCAGTTCGCGACCCGTGGCGTGAACCTCTCGCTGATCCAGTCGCGCCCGATCGGCGACCGCCTGGGCCGCTACCGGTTCGTCCTCGACGCCGACGGGCACATCCGAGACGAGCGGGTGGCGGATGCGGTCCTGGGCCTCAAGCGCTTCTCACCGAAGGTGACGTTCCTGGGCTCGTACCCGCGGGCAGACGGGCAGCGCATCGAGGTCGAGCGGCGCTACACCGACAGGTCGTTCGAGGATGCGCGCGACTGGCTGCGCGGCCTGGTGACGGGCGAGCCGGAGCGCTGA
- a CDS encoding LCP family protein, translating to MSSQRVPGAVDTSSMVPRHGRLRRHSGIAHVFRWIALSMAVVLVAAIGVVGVSVLRLSTGLQTVDLGGEVPQAQGGFAPYEGGFTILLVGSDQRTGQGAEFGENSYGEGMLNDVTMLLHVSDDHQQARVVSFPRDLVVDFPACEDPETGVTQPAASGVQFNQALSRGGLSCVAEVVTDMTDIEVPYAAMITFQGVISMSSAVGGVPVCFAGPIDDPWTGLEIPEAGTYDLEGEQALQFLRSRHGVGDGSDLARISSQQVFLSSLVRTLQSDAVLTDFTKLYAISQVALENMTLSSGLGDIGTMVSMARVLADIPLETMQFVLYPNVPEGARVYPDEEAADELMRRIRLDLPIDLGDDSLGIGSTDETPTPTPGASETPGATETPGATETPGATPEPTESAGLDGVIGQDASQESCVVPYGS from the coding sequence ATGAGCAGCCAGCGCGTCCCCGGCGCCGTCGACACCTCGTCGATGGTGCCCCGCCACGGCCGCCTGCGCAGGCACTCCGGCATCGCGCACGTCTTCCGCTGGATCGCGCTCAGCATGGCGGTCGTGCTCGTCGCGGCCATCGGCGTCGTCGGCGTCTCGGTGCTGCGGCTCTCGACCGGTCTGCAGACGGTCGACCTCGGCGGCGAGGTGCCGCAGGCGCAGGGCGGCTTCGCCCCGTATGAGGGCGGCTTCACGATCCTGCTGGTCGGCTCCGATCAGCGCACCGGCCAGGGCGCCGAGTTCGGCGAGAACTCGTACGGCGAGGGCATGCTCAACGACGTGACGATGCTGCTGCACGTCAGCGACGACCACCAGCAGGCACGCGTCGTCTCGTTCCCACGCGACCTCGTGGTGGACTTCCCGGCATGTGAGGATCCCGAGACGGGTGTCACGCAGCCCGCGGCCTCGGGCGTGCAGTTCAATCAGGCGCTCTCGCGCGGCGGCCTCTCCTGCGTGGCGGAGGTGGTCACCGACATGACGGACATCGAGGTGCCCTACGCGGCGATGATCACCTTCCAGGGCGTCATCAGCATGTCGAGCGCCGTGGGCGGCGTCCCCGTGTGCTTCGCTGGCCCGATCGACGACCCCTGGACGGGGCTCGAGATCCCCGAGGCCGGCACCTACGACCTCGAGGGTGAGCAGGCGCTGCAGTTCCTGCGCTCGCGCCACGGCGTGGGCGACGGCTCCGACCTGGCGCGCATCTCCTCGCAGCAGGTGTTCCTCTCGTCGCTCGTGCGCACGCTGCAGTCGGATGCCGTGCTCACCGACTTCACGAAGCTGTACGCGATCTCGCAGGTGGCGCTCGAGAACATGACGCTCTCGAGCGGCCTCGGCGACATCGGAACGATGGTGTCGATGGCCCGCGTGCTCGCCGACATCCCGCTCGAGACCATGCAGTTCGTGCTCTATCCGAACGTGCCGGAGGGCGCCCGCGTGTACCCGGACGAGGAGGCCGCAGACGAGCTGATGCGACGCATCCGCCTCGACCTCCCGATCGATCTCGGCGACGACTCGCTCGGCATCGGCTCGACCGACGAGACGCCGACGCCGACGCCCGGCGCGAGCGAGACACCCGGCGCGACTGAGACGCCGGGCGCGACCGAGACGCCGGGTGCCACCCCAGAGCCGACGGAGTCCGCCGGCCTCGACGGCGTGATCGGCCAGGATGCATCGCAGGAGTCGTGCGTCGTCCCCTACGGCAGCTGA
- the serS gene encoding serine--tRNA ligase — protein sequence MIDPQLLREQPDLVKASQERRGDPVSSVDEALAAESARRAAITEFEGLRAEQNAQSKLVGKASKEERPALIEQGRSLAAGVKDAQARVTDAEAAFDASVSKIGNLVHPDVPAGGEENFVTLSTHGQERSFAFDARDHVELGESLKAFDIARGAKVAGTRFYYLTGIGMRLELALMLMGLDQVLADGFTPLMTPTLVRPEIMQGTGFLGEHAAEVYHLPADDLYLTGTSEVALAGFHADEIVDLEQPLRYAGWSTCYRREAGSAGRDTRGILRVHQFNKLEMFSYVKPEDAEAEHDRLRALQERMLQACELDYRVIDVAAGDLGSSAARKFDIEAWIPSQQQYRELTSTSNCTTFQSRRLATRYRTESGRTAPVATLNGTAATTRWLVALLETHQQADGSVRVPAALQPYLGGIDVIEPVA from the coding sequence GTGATCGATCCCCAGCTGCTGCGCGAGCAGCCCGACCTCGTGAAGGCCAGCCAGGAGCGCCGCGGCGACCCCGTGTCCTCCGTCGACGAGGCGCTCGCCGCCGAGAGCGCGCGGCGTGCCGCCATCACCGAGTTCGAGGGCTTGCGCGCCGAGCAGAACGCGCAGTCGAAGCTCGTCGGCAAGGCGTCCAAGGAGGAGCGTCCCGCGCTCATCGAGCAGGGCCGCTCGCTGGCTGCCGGCGTGAAGGATGCGCAGGCGCGCGTGACCGACGCCGAGGCCGCCTTCGACGCATCCGTCTCGAAGATCGGCAACCTCGTGCACCCCGACGTGCCCGCGGGCGGCGAGGAGAACTTCGTCACGCTCTCGACGCACGGGCAGGAGCGCTCGTTCGCCTTCGATGCCCGCGACCACGTCGAGCTCGGCGAGAGCCTCAAGGCCTTCGACATCGCGCGCGGCGCCAAGGTTGCGGGCACGCGGTTCTACTACCTGACCGGCATCGGCATGCGGCTCGAGCTGGCGCTCATGCTCATGGGCCTCGACCAGGTGCTCGCCGACGGCTTCACGCCGCTCATGACACCGACGCTCGTGCGGCCCGAGATCATGCAGGGCACCGGCTTCCTGGGCGAGCACGCCGCCGAGGTCTACCACCTGCCTGCCGACGACCTCTATCTCACCGGCACGTCAGAGGTGGCGCTCGCGGGCTTCCACGCCGACGAGATCGTCGACCTCGAGCAGCCGCTGCGCTACGCCGGCTGGTCGACGTGCTACCGCCGCGAGGCGGGCAGCGCCGGCCGCGACACCCGCGGCATCCTGCGGGTGCACCAGTTCAACAAGCTCGAGATGTTCTCGTACGTGAAGCCGGAGGACGCCGAGGCGGAGCACGACCGCCTGCGCGCCCTGCAGGAGCGCATGCTCCAGGCCTGCGAGCTGGACTACCGCGTGATCGACGTCGCCGCCGGCGACCTGGGCTCGAGCGCGGCGCGCAAGTTCGACATCGAGGCGTGGATCCCCTCGCAGCAGCAGTACCGCGAGCTCACCTCCACCTCGAACTGCACGACCTTCCAGTCGCGCCGCCTCGCCACCCGCTATCGCACCGAGAGCGGCAGGACGGCGCCGGTCGCGACGCTCAACGGCACCGCAGCCACGACGCGCTGGCTGGTCGCGCTCCTCGAGACGCACCAGCAGGCCGACGGCTCGGTGCGCGTGCCGGCGGCGCTGCAGCCGTACCTGGGCGGCATCGACGTCATCGAGCCGGTGGCCTGA
- a CDS encoding diacylglycerol kinase family protein, with product MRAGIVFNPVKLSRDELAPQIETAQPLDWSEPLWLETGADDGGESAVREALDAGIDLLIIAGGDGTVRIGADLVTGSGVPLAIIPAGTGNLLARNLGIDVASLRNAVRTAYEGEEREIDLGELEMESPEGERSRHAFAVMVGFGLDAEMIEATDDDLKKKVGWLAYIDAAGRVISSLDKVRVQVKLDDQRTGRHTVNTMLIGNCGTIQNGLVLLPDAAVDDGMLDIALIRPRGVRGWFQVAGYVMRNNTLVSKLRRKQGKGKQRTGAALGYGQAKTTIARLEEPRVVQVDGDVVGKAVALRATIREDALRVRVPKRRTLLGPNV from the coding sequence ATGCGAGCAGGCATCGTCTTCAATCCGGTCAAGCTGTCGCGCGACGAGCTTGCGCCGCAGATCGAGACCGCGCAGCCATTGGACTGGTCGGAGCCGCTCTGGCTCGAGACCGGCGCGGACGACGGCGGCGAGTCGGCCGTGCGCGAGGCGCTCGACGCCGGCATCGACCTGCTGATCATCGCGGGCGGCGACGGGACCGTGCGCATCGGCGCAGACCTGGTCACCGGATCGGGCGTGCCGTTGGCGATCATCCCGGCCGGCACCGGCAACCTGCTGGCGCGCAACCTCGGCATCGACGTGGCGAGCCTGCGCAACGCCGTACGCACCGCATACGAGGGCGAGGAGCGCGAGATCGACCTGGGCGAGCTCGAGATGGAGTCGCCGGAAGGCGAGCGCTCACGCCACGCCTTCGCCGTCATGGTGGGGTTCGGACTCGACGCCGAGATGATCGAGGCGACCGACGACGACCTGAAGAAGAAGGTCGGATGGCTCGCCTACATCGACGCCGCGGGCCGCGTCATCTCGAGCCTCGACAAGGTGCGCGTGCAGGTCAAGCTCGATGACCAGCGCACCGGGCGGCACACCGTCAACACGATGCTGATCGGCAACTGCGGCACCATCCAGAACGGCCTCGTGCTGCTGCCGGACGCCGCGGTGGACGACGGGATGCTCGACATCGCGCTCATCCGACCGCGTGGGGTGCGCGGCTGGTTCCAGGTCGCCGGCTACGTCATGCGCAACAACACGCTGGTGAGCAAGCTGCGGCGCAAGCAGGGCAAGGGCAAGCAGCGCACGGGAGCCGCGCTCGGCTACGGCCAGGCGAAGACGACGATCGCCCGGCTGGAGGAGCCGCGGGTCGTGCAGGTCGACGGCGACGTGGTCGGCAAGGCGGTCGCGCTGCGGGCGACGATCCGCGAGGACGCCCTGCGCGTGCGGGTGCCGAAGCGGCGCACGCTGCTGGGGCCGAACGTCTGA
- a CDS encoding HAD hydrolase family protein has protein sequence MQQLLIGLDIDGTIVREDDSLSTRVADAVRAVVDAGHVVVLATGRSQATTESTAVRLGIAPSHLVAANGALVLARADADEAFSPIHVETFDPAPALRTIAQGLPTGSFMVEDAAGHRRYTNGMIDWNLDEAEQVEFEELLQTPAMRVVVMSPDHQVDDFLEIVESMGLHKVSYAIGYSSWLDIAPDGVNKATGLERVAEELGFTRDRIVVVGDGRNDIDMFQWVVAGNGRAVAMGQAPDEVKAAASEVTAAVEDDGLALVLEGLLVRA, from the coding sequence ATGCAGCAGCTGCTGATCGGCCTCGACATCGACGGCACGATCGTCCGGGAGGACGACTCGCTCTCGACCAGGGTGGCGGATGCGGTGCGCGCGGTCGTCGACGCCGGTCACGTCGTGGTGCTGGCCACGGGCCGCTCGCAGGCGACGACCGAGTCGACCGCGGTGCGGCTCGGCATCGCGCCGAGCCACCTGGTGGCGGCGAACGGGGCGCTCGTGCTGGCGCGCGCCGACGCCGATGAAGCCTTCTCGCCCATCCACGTGGAGACCTTCGATCCGGCTCCGGCGCTGCGCACGATCGCCCAGGGGCTGCCGACCGGCTCGTTCATGGTGGAGGACGCCGCTGGCCACCGCCGCTACACGAACGGCATGATCGATTGGAACCTCGACGAGGCTGAGCAGGTCGAGTTCGAGGAGCTGCTGCAGACGCCCGCGATGCGCGTCGTCGTCATGAGCCCCGACCACCAGGTCGACGACTTCCTCGAGATCGTGGAGTCGATGGGGCTGCACAAGGTCTCCTACGCGATCGGCTACTCGTCGTGGCTCGACATCGCGCCCGACGGCGTCAACAAGGCCACCGGACTCGAGCGGGTCGCCGAGGAGCTCGGCTTCACCCGCGACCGCATCGTCGTGGTCGGCGACGGTCGCAACGACATCGACATGTTCCAGTGGGTCGTCGCAGGCAACGGCCGCGCGGTCGCCATGGGCCAGGCACCGGATGAGGTCAAGGCGGCCGCGAGCGAGGTCACCGCGGCGGTCGAGGACGACGGGCTGGCGCTCGTGCTCGAGGGGCTGCTGGTCCGGGCCTGA
- a CDS encoding cell wall-binding repeat-containing protein gives MRSRPLALAVALVAAVGIVLPLAPTPAPQAAAAPAPIAQGTIVDRNAVADLSAVFNAINTYRSGQGLRPLRFMPQLHTIAQSWSYELGQTDAFKHRTGFTSLYPAGSSRSGEIIAWRRDANAAALVTQWINSPAHKAQLLGDYTAMGVGVATVDGYQGASRASLVGTTNFGRYVGSAQPTTYASVQAWVNAGGRVAPAPAPVPDAQYVRIAARDTMQASVDMSVQRNQPSRVTEVYLAPSHVYFEALSAAPAAARVDRALLLVEPSGPSQALLNELRRLNPGTVTLVGAPNVLPDATLRAVRSALPGKSVVRVAGSNAPEISANFALEEFPGADRVYVAAERNLSDVISASSAAAALGVPLVLTPRSTTIPSSITSYFAAERPSRVTVVGGSPQLASAQERAIERAGSGISATLVRERDRFLTNASTLRTAWSGPQDAAYLASALQFGHAFVGSAIAAGNGPVALTSIGCVPPGPFSFVTGSVDPQQVVALGMEWTVSANAAALGRCAS, from the coding sequence ATGCGCTCGCGCCCCCTCGCCCTCGCCGTCGCCCTCGTGGCGGCTGTGGGCATCGTCCTCCCGCTCGCTCCCACCCCCGCACCGCAGGCTGCTGCTGCGCCAGCGCCCATCGCGCAGGGCACGATCGTCGACCGCAACGCGGTCGCCGACCTCTCCGCGGTCTTCAACGCGATCAACACCTATCGCAGTGGCCAGGGCCTCCGCCCGCTGCGCTTCATGCCGCAGCTGCACACCATCGCGCAGTCGTGGAGCTATGAGCTCGGCCAGACCGATGCCTTCAAGCACCGCACGGGCTTCACCTCGCTCTATCCCGCTGGCTCGTCGCGTTCCGGCGAGATCATCGCGTGGCGCCGTGACGCAAATGCAGCGGCGCTCGTGACGCAGTGGATCAACTCGCCCGCGCACAAGGCGCAGCTGCTGGGCGACTACACCGCCATGGGCGTCGGCGTCGCCACGGTCGACGGCTACCAGGGCGCCTCACGCGCGAGCCTGGTCGGCACGACGAACTTCGGCCGCTACGTCGGATCGGCGCAGCCCACCACCTACGCCTCCGTCCAGGCCTGGGTGAACGCCGGCGGTCGTGTCGCGCCCGCGCCCGCGCCCGTACCGGATGCGCAGTACGTGCGGATCGCCGCGCGCGACACGATGCAGGCATCCGTCGACATGAGCGTGCAGCGCAACCAGCCGTCGCGGGTGACCGAGGTCTACCTGGCGCCGAGCCACGTCTACTTCGAGGCGCTCTCGGCAGCGCCGGCCGCCGCGCGTGTCGACCGCGCGCTGCTCCTCGTCGAGCCCTCCGGGCCGTCGCAGGCGCTGCTCAACGAGCTCCGCAGGCTGAATCCGGGCACGGTCACGCTCGTGGGAGCGCCGAACGTGCTGCCCGATGCGACGCTCCGAGCCGTGCGCTCGGCGCTCCCCGGCAAGTCTGTGGTGCGCGTCGCGGGCAGCAACGCTCCGGAGATCTCCGCCAACTTCGCCCTGGAGGAGTTCCCCGGCGCCGATCGCGTCTACGTCGCTGCCGAGCGCAACCTCTCCGACGTCATCTCTGCCTCCTCGGCGGCGGCGGCCCTGGGTGTGCCGCTCGTGCTGACGCCGCGGTCGACGACCATCCCGTCGAGCATCACCTCCTACTTCGCTGCCGAGCGCCCCTCGCGCGTCACCGTCGTCGGCGGCAGTCCGCAGCTGGCGAGCGCGCAGGAGCGCGCGATCGAGCGCGCCGGCTCCGGCATCAGCGCGACGCTGGTGCGCGAGCGCGACCGATTCCTCACCAACGCGTCGACGCTGCGCACCGCATGGTCCGGCCCGCAGGACGCCGCCTACCTGGCGTCGGCCCTGCAATTCGGCCACGCATTCGTCGGCTCGGCGATCGCCGCGGGCAATGGACCGGTCGCGCTGACCTCTATCGGCTGCGTGCCACCGGGACCCTTCTCGTTCGTCACCGGCTCGGTCGATCCGCAGCAGGTCGTGGCCCTCGGCATGGAGTGGACCGTGAGCGCGAACGCTGCCGCACTCGGCCGCTGCGCGAGCTGA
- a CDS encoding cold-shock protein: MATGTVKWFDSGKGFGFIAPDDGGKDLFAHYSQIVSNGFKTLEEAQAVEFEIVEGTKGPQAANIRPL, translated from the coding sequence ATGGCAACCGGCACCGTCAAGTGGTTCGACTCCGGCAAGGGCTTCGGCTTCATCGCTCCGGACGACGGCGGCAAGGATCTGTTCGCTCACTACAGCCAGATCGTGTCCAACGGCTTCAAGACCCTCGAAGAGGCTCAGGCAGTCGAGTTCGAAATCGTCGAGGGCACCAAGGGCCCGCAGGCTGCGAACATTCGCCCCCTGTGA
- the pgm gene encoding phosphoglucomutase (alpha-D-glucose-1,6-bisphosphate-dependent): MSRAGTVAQPQDLIDARALERAYFELVPDVTNPDQAVAFGTSGHRGSAFDSAFNEAHILAITQAIVEYRAGQGITGPLFIGRDTHALSLPAERTALEVLVANGVRVMADARGSVTPTPAVSRAILAYNATASDTDLADGIVVTPSHNPPRDGGFKYNPPHGGPADSDATGWIAKRANELIAAGLEGVQRQAVEGSSDRRIELYDFRDEYVAALGRVIDFEAIKAAGIHIGADPLGGAAVEYYGAIAERYGIDLTVTNPTVDATWSFMTLDWDEKIRMDCSSPHAMASVLARKDEFDILTGNDADADRHGIVTPDGGLMNPNHFLAVAIEYLFAHRPRWRADAAIGKTLVSSSMIDRVADALGRRLWEVPVGFKWFVPGLVDGSVGFGGEESAGASFLQHDGTVWTTDKDGILLCLLASEIRAVTGKSPSQLYASLTARFGAPVYERVDAPATREQKARLGKLTGDAVTATELAGDPIVAKLTEAPGNGAAIGGLKVVTERAWFAARPSGTEDVYKIYAESFAGADHLRQVQAEAKAIVDAALGV, from the coding sequence ATGAGCAGAGCCGGCACCGTCGCCCAGCCCCAGGACCTCATCGACGCGCGCGCCCTCGAGCGCGCCTACTTCGAGCTCGTGCCGGACGTCACGAACCCCGATCAGGCCGTCGCCTTCGGCACCTCCGGCCACCGCGGCAGCGCCTTCGACTCGGCGTTCAACGAGGCGCACATCCTCGCCATCACGCAGGCGATCGTCGAGTACCGCGCCGGGCAGGGCATCACCGGCCCGCTGTTCATCGGTCGCGACACCCACGCGCTGTCGCTGCCCGCCGAGCGCACGGCGCTCGAGGTGCTCGTCGCGAACGGCGTGCGCGTGATGGCGGATGCCCGGGGCTCGGTCACGCCGACCCCCGCGGTATCGCGGGCGATCCTCGCGTACAACGCCACCGCATCCGACACCGACCTGGCAGACGGCATCGTCGTCACCCCCAGCCACAACCCGCCGCGCGACGGCGGCTTCAAGTACAACCCGCCGCACGGCGGGCCGGCGGACTCCGACGCGACGGGCTGGATCGCGAAGCGCGCCAACGAGCTGATCGCGGCCGGCCTCGAGGGCGTGCAGCGGCAGGCGGTCGAGGGGTCGAGCGATCGCAGGATCGAGCTCTACGACTTCCGCGACGAGTACGTCGCCGCGCTCGGCCGCGTGATCGACTTCGAGGCGATCAAGGCGGCAGGCATCCACATCGGTGCCGACCCGCTCGGCGGTGCGGCCGTGGAGTACTACGGCGCCATCGCGGAGCGCTACGGCATCGACCTGACGGTGACCAACCCGACGGTGGATGCGACCTGGTCGTTCATGACGCTCGACTGGGACGAGAAGATCCGGATGGATTGCTCGAGCCCCCATGCGATGGCCTCGGTGCTCGCGCGCAAGGACGAGTTCGACATCCTCACCGGCAACGACGCCGACGCCGACCGCCACGGCATCGTCACGCCCGACGGCGGGCTCATGAACCCGAACCACTTCCTGGCGGTCGCGATCGAGTATCTCTTCGCGCACCGGCCGCGCTGGCGCGCCGACGCCGCGATCGGCAAGACGCTCGTCTCCTCGTCGATGATCGACCGGGTTGCGGATGCCCTCGGCCGGCGGCTCTGGGAGGTGCCGGTCGGCTTCAAGTGGTTCGTGCCGGGGCTCGTGGACGGCTCGGTCGGCTTCGGCGGCGAGGAGAGCGCAGGCGCCTCCTTCCTGCAGCACGACGGCACGGTCTGGACGACCGACAAGGACGGCATCCTGCTCTGCCTGCTGGCCTCGGAGATCCGCGCGGTGACGGGCAAGAGCCCTTCGCAGCTCTACGCCTCGCTGACGGCGCGCTTCGGGGCGCCCGTGTACGAGCGCGTGGATGCGCCGGCGACGCGGGAGCAGAAGGCGCGGCTCGGGAAGCTGACCGGTGACGCGGTGACCGCGACCGAGCTGGCCGGAGACCCGATCGTCGCGAAGCTCACGGAGGCGCCCGGCAACGGCGCGGCGATCGGCGGCCTCAAGGTCGTCACCGAGCGTGCGTGGTTCGCCGCTCGGCCCTCCGGCACCGAGGACGTCTACAAGATCTATGCGGAGTCGTTCGCGGGTGCCGACCACCTGCGACAGGTGCAGGCGGAGGCGAAGGCGATCGTGGACGCCGCGCTGGGCGTCTAG
- a CDS encoding epoxide hydrolase family protein: protein MSEPFEFRVSDEQLERLRARLADVVLPEPTPGARGIPMPTMQRLVDRWRDGFDWRAVEARLASYEHRVATIEGTRIHFVHVRGGRPGAVPIVLTHGWPYTFAEMLPLAEALRGEVDVVIPSLPGFGWSEPLPEPFTSKAVARRWRSLMVDELGYERFLTYGEDVGTGVSDWLAGAHADAVAGLVATHASFGVRDRGEQLDAAEAAFFDRFDAEGPLAGGYAHQQGSRPDTTATALLDSPVGLLAWVGEKLLEWAGDDGLPDDTVLTTVMLTWLTGSIGTSFRPYSDRGEAPHPLVDVPVAVRVQRRERDYPRSLAERSYRDLRSFSVLERGGHFPALETPTEVAAAVLELARAAPAGEG, encoded by the coding sequence ATGAGCGAGCCCTTCGAGTTCCGTGTCAGCGACGAGCAGCTCGAGCGGCTGCGCGCCAGGCTCGCCGACGTCGTGCTGCCCGAGCCGACGCCGGGCGCGCGCGGCATCCCCATGCCCACCATGCAGCGCCTGGTCGACCGCTGGCGCGACGGCTTCGACTGGCGTGCCGTCGAAGCGCGCCTGGCGTCCTACGAGCACCGCGTCGCGACGATCGAGGGCACCCGCATCCATTTCGTGCACGTGCGCGGCGGCCGCCCCGGCGCCGTGCCGATCGTGCTCACGCACGGCTGGCCGTACACCTTCGCCGAGATGCTGCCGCTCGCTGAGGCGCTGCGCGGCGAGGTCGATGTGGTCATCCCCTCGCTGCCAGGCTTCGGCTGGTCGGAGCCGCTGCCCGAACCGTTCACCTCGAAGGCGGTCGCGCGCCGCTGGCGCAGCCTGATGGTCGACGAGCTCGGCTACGAGCGCTTCCTCACCTACGGCGAGGACGTCGGCACCGGCGTCAGCGACTGGCTCGCGGGCGCGCACGCGGACGCGGTGGCCGGCCTGGTCGCGACCCACGCGTCGTTCGGCGTGCGGGATCGCGGCGAGCAGCTCGATGCGGCAGAGGCCGCCTTCTTCGACCGCTTCGACGCCGAGGGGCCGCTCGCCGGCGGCTACGCCCATCAGCAGGGCAGCCGCCCCGACACCACGGCGACCGCGCTGCTCGACTCCCCCGTCGGTCTGCTCGCCTGGGTGGGCGAGAAGCTGCTGGAGTGGGCAGGCGACGACGGGCTGCCCGACGACACCGTGCTCACGACCGTCATGCTCACCTGGCTGACCGGTTCGATCGGCACCTCGTTCCGGCCCTACAGCGACCGCGGGGAGGCACCGCATCCGCTCGTCGACGTGCCGGTCGCCGTGCGGGTGCAGCGCCGCGAGCGCGACTACCCGCGCTCGCTCGCCGAGCGCAGCTACCGCGACCTGCGCTCGTTCTCGGTGCTCGAGCGAGGCGGGCACTTCCCGGCGCTCGAGACGCCGACAGAGGTGGCGGCTGCGGTGCTCGAGCTGGCGCGCGCGGCACCTGCCGGCGAGGGGTAG
- a CDS encoding NADP-dependent oxidoreductase → MSRFVQQQRFGGPEQLEVVERDAPDPGPGQVRVRVAAAGLNPVDWKIGQSQQLAHVFGVTLPGGFGNDFAGTIDALGDGVLDWAVGDRVFGGRRGAAVADHVVAEAASLTRTPDGLDDEVAGSLQIAARTADAAVGAVAPLPGETVVIGGAAGGVGVLATQLAVASGARVLATASESNHDFLRELGAEPVAYGEGLVERLRAAAPEGLAAAVDLHGTTTIDAALELGVAPQRISAIAAGADAPAGVRRIGGGDASVGALGRIAAALADGSVVLPIERSFPIERIREAVELQRGGHVRGKVVVSMR, encoded by the coding sequence ATGAGCAGGTTCGTGCAGCAGCAGCGATTCGGAGGACCCGAGCAGCTGGAGGTCGTGGAGCGCGACGCTCCGGATCCGGGGCCCGGCCAGGTGCGCGTGCGCGTGGCGGCGGCAGGCCTCAACCCCGTCGACTGGAAGATCGGGCAGAGCCAGCAGCTGGCGCACGTCTTCGGCGTGACGCTGCCCGGCGGCTTCGGCAACGACTTCGCGGGCACCATCGATGCGCTCGGCGACGGCGTGCTCGACTGGGCGGTCGGTGATCGTGTCTTCGGCGGACGTCGCGGTGCGGCCGTGGCCGACCACGTCGTGGCCGAGGCAGCGTCGCTCACGCGCACGCCGGACGGGCTCGACGACGAGGTCGCGGGTTCGCTGCAGATCGCCGCGCGCACGGCCGATGCCGCCGTGGGCGCCGTCGCGCCGCTGCCGGGCGAGACGGTCGTGATCGGCGGCGCCGCCGGCGGCGTCGGCGTGCTCGCGACCCAGCTCGCGGTCGCGAGCGGGGCGCGCGTGCTGGCCACCGCATCCGAGTCGAACCACGACTTCCTGCGCGAGCTCGGCGCCGAGCCGGTCGCCTACGGCGAGGGACTGGTCGAGCGGCTGCGCGCGGCCGCGCCGGAGGGCCTCGCCGCCGCGGTCGACCTGCATGGCACCACCACGATCGACGCCGCGCTCGAGCTCGGGGTCGCGCCGCAGCGCATCTCGGCGATCGCTGCGGGTGCGGATGCGCCCGCGGGCGTCCGGCGCATCGGCGGCGGCGATGCCTCCGTGGGTGCCCTGGGCCGCATCGCCGCTGCGCTCGCCGACGGGTCGGTGGTGCTGCCGATCGAGCGCTCCTTCCCGATCGAGCGCATCCGCGAGGCGGTCGAGCTGCAGCGGGGCGGCCACGTGCGCGGCAAGGTCGTCGTCTCGATGCGCTGA